The genomic segment gatacggtcgtaacgcaattggaatttttgaaatcggataaacgagctaaaagttataaagaattgaaaaatgggaaaataggcttaaaactgtttttgctctctgtttgccatccggaattccggatgggcaaccggaattccggttgcttccaacCGGATTTCCGGTTCcctcatccggacttccggttcgcggcagacaacttcgaaaattaactcctaacggctataaacggctagttttttcccaaactctatataaactcgtttttcacttCAAATTAGAGGTTGGCtaagcatttattacatataccaaaccaaatccattgatttcaaagagctttcaaagtttaactcatccaaacacattttcacacacttgagccaaaatttgtatttatttcttctaagtgtgcttgctaatcactctaggtttttcattgtattatcatacttctagagtgatttttgcttgtaatatcaaacacattcccatattgagattgaggtgaggttggcaccggttttgtaaacaacccggttagagtgagattggcacttcaacaatccgaaaaagaggttgatagtccttggtggtggaaaactattgtaagaggtttggaaataccttggtgaaaaattcccggttgtaagggttagtcaagcccgctaacttggctcgatagttgaactcaaagctaggtccttagctttgaagaccaaggacgtaggtggcttagttctaccgaaccttgtaaaattcgagagtttgcgatttcttaaccttcaactctttacattacaagtttaactatttgctatatctatttgattgccatattatttgcttatacttgataaatttgatttattgcataatttggcatattaagttttaaatttccgaaattagtttaaatttccaattcaccccccctcttggaaacatatcttgggttaacaattggtatcagagctagggCTCATTTAATTGATTAGATTTTACAATCTAGAGCATGGCGTTTCcaagtaattcacaaaataacatgttAGAAGGTCTAAGCACAACTAGAGCACCATTCTTTAATGGAGTAGACTTTCCCTATTGGAAAATTAGGATGGAAACATATCTTCAATCTATCGATTATGATTTGtggcatatagtgtctaatggtccttacattcctaaacatgtcattaatgataaagaagttattaagacatatgaggcatatgacgaagaagataagaaaatgctttctaagaatgctaaagctaaatatgcacttatatgtggattggatagagatgtgttcaaaaatattgaacaagcctctaccgcttatgatatgtggaaaatgcttgaagtcactcatcaaggaacaaatgctatgaaggaaactaaaattcaaatttattctactcaatatgagaactttaagatgaaagcggatgaaactattgctaacatgtatactcgtttcactactatcactaatggtttgaattctcttggcaaggtactttcacaaaaggagatggtgaccaagattttgagaagtctcaccaaagcctatcaaggcaaagtgattgccattcaagaagccaaggatctctcaacacttcctttggaagaactaattggctcactcatgaaccatgaaattttcatgagtgcacaagatgaagaggaagttgagaagaaaaagaagactattgcattCAAGTCTTCCTCCTCCCGTGCCATTAGTGAGGACGATGAGGATAGCATGTGTAGCGACATGTAGGACTTGGCACTCTTCACAAAGAAGtacaaaaagttcatgaaattcaagaagaactttgggaagaagccacaaagaggaagtgattcaaaagaaaaagaaagaaggagcaaagatgatccaccaatttgcttcgaatgcaagaagcccggtcacatgaagatggattgcccaatgagaaagaaaaataaatacaaaggaagggcaatgttggcggattggctaaatagtgatgaggaggactcCGACAATGAGGAGTAGAATGAAGTAGCTAACATGTGCATGATGGCTCTTGATGATGGGGTAAGCATTTCTAGCCAAAGTGATTATGatagtgaaaatgatgatgataacttagaaataccatatgatgagttgtctagttcatttaaggatctatttaatgattttggaaaattgcttGTTAAAAACCAAACTCttagagaaaagaccaacatgctattaaaagaaattgagattttgaaattaaatgaaaaagaaCTCTTAACTAAATCTCACTGTACTACTTGCTCCTCTTATAAGAAATAAATTGGAAAATTGCATGATAACATAAAAAGCCTTAAGAATGacatatatacttttacaaaaggtaAAGAAGGCTATGAACTTATGCTAGGGAGTCAATCTTGTGGTTTTGGAAAAAGTGGTATTGGATATGATCCTATTAGGAAACAAAATTTTTTGAGAAACTTCTTTGTAAAACCAACTAGCCTACCACACTTTACAAGCACATATTGTAACCAAGATGGTCATACTATTTCATATTGTCATGTAAAGAGATATGCATATCTAGGCAAGACCAAATGGGTACCAAAGGGttccaaaactaacaagaaaggacccaaagttgtttgggtaccaaaggccaacaaatgattttatttttgtaggaatcaacaaggaagagcaaaagcttgtggttcttggatagtggttgttccaagcatatgaccggtgacccatcaagattttcgagttttaagagcaaggaaagtggctttgtcacttttggagacaattcaaaaggaaaaatcttgggcattggtgatatcggtaacatatactctccatgtattaaaaatgtgcttcttgttgataaccttaaacataatttacttagtattagtcaactatgtgataaagattttcgtgttgtttttgaatcctcaaaatgctccattgaaaatgcttcaaccaatgaagttatttttgttggagaaaggaaggataatgtttatgttattgatgttgattcctttgatagcaaaaataaatgtttaaccgttatgaatgataattcttggttgtggcatagaagattaggacatgctagtatggattctatttcaaagttggttagaaaagatcttgttgttggtttgccatctattccttttgttaaagataaactttgtgatgcatgccaatttggaaaacaaattaaaacatcttttcattccaagaaagagatttcaacctctagacctttgcaattgcttcatattgatttatttggtccttcaagaattgctagtctaggtggtaaatactatgcatttgtgattgttgatgatttttctagatttacatgggttatatttttgaaactcaaaaatgatgttttggaaaatctagttaaattttgtaagagtgtgcaaaatgaaaaagggtattcaatcacctccattaggagtgatcatggtggagagtttgacaatgatgctttagaattgttttgtgatgaacatggttttaaccataacttttcggctccaagaactccacaacaaaatggagttgtcgaaaggaagaatagaacaattcaagaaatggctaggtcaatgctcaatgaaatctcattacctaaatatttttgggccgaggccgttaatacttcttgttatattttgaaccgtgttttcattaggcctaacatgaataaaaccccttatgagctttggaaagggagaaaacccaacattggatattttagagtttttggatgtaaatgctatattttgaacaccaaggacaaccttggaaaatttgatgcaaaatccgatgttggaatttttataggttattcaacacatagtaaagcttatagaatttataacaaaagaactaatgttgttgaagaatctattcatgttgcatttgatgagtctaaccctcctacaagcaaaagtgtagatgatgatgttgtaggtttgggagaagaggttcaaaagcttgacattggagaatcatctaacgctccatcacaaactcccaaagaggaactacccgaggaaaaggtaaatgaaagcaaaggtatggattctaacctccctcatgagtggaagttcaaaagtgctcatcctatagaccaaattctaggtgatccttcacaaggagtcacaactagaagctcccttagaaacttatgtaatttcattgcttttatttctcaaattgaaccaaagaattttaaagaggccgagttcgatgaatcttggcttctagctatgcaagaagaaataaatcaatttattagaaatgatgtttgggagttagttccaagaccgtcacaccaatcggtgattggaacaaaatgggtctatagaaataaggtagatgagcatggggtcattgtgcgtaacaaggctagattagtggcccaaggttacaatcaagaagaaggaattgattatgaggagacctttgccccggtagcaagacttgagtccataagaatgttattagcttttgcatgccacaagaattttgtcttgtatcaaatggatgttaaaagcgctttcttaaatggatacattatggaagaggtttatgtctctcaaccccccggttttcaagatcacaaacaccctaaccatgcttacaaattaaagaaagcattatatggtttaaagcaagctcctagagcttggtatgatcgtttaagcacttttcttatctcaaatggtttttcaatgggaaaagcggataatacactttttattaaaagaaaatcaaaagacattattatagtacaaatctatgttgatgatattatttttggtgctactaatgatgttctttgtgaagaattttcaaagtgtatgcatagtgaattcgagatgagcatgatgggagagctcaactttttccttggacttcaaataaagcaacaaaagaatggaatcttcataagtcaatccaagtatatcaaggatctacttcaaaagtttgacttggccaatgcaaagtccatgaaaacccctatgagcacctccataaagatggacaaggatgaaagtggtaaggatgttgacatcaccaagtatcgaggtatgattggctcattattatatttaaccgctagtagacccgatattttgtttagtgttggtctatgtgctaggtaccaatcatgtcccaaggaatcccacttaagtgccgttaagagaatctttagatacttgataggcacaatgaatctaggactttggtatcccaagaactcaaactttgaaatcattagttactcggatgcggactttgccggttgtaagtcggataggaaaagtactagtggaacatgtcactttctaggaaactctttagtgtcatggtttagcaagaaacaaaactcggtagccctatccacaaccgaagccgaatacatagccgccggtagttgttgtgctcaaatactttggatgaaacaaactcttaaggattttgatgttgattttgaatgtacacccataaagtgtgacaatactagtgccattaacctctctaagaatccaatcttgcattctagagccaagcatattgatataaggcaccacttccttagagaccatatccaaagaggagacattatgctagattttgtgagcaccaatttccaactagcggatattttcaccaagcctcttagtgatgagagatttagttttattagaagagagctaggaatgaccaacataaatgaaatttaaggtTTACTAGCTACTTGAATATCATATCTCTCCTTACTTACTTATGCATGTATACTCTCACTATAATATGATTCTATGCATAAATAAGCAAAATCTTATAACACTTGACCTATTAGATATATGTCTTTGAGGATAACAAATTATAGGTCATGATATGAATCTTTGGTGAACTTTGAACTCATTTTTGATTGagtaaatatgtgaattttttCATATGTGCctagtatatgtgtttatgtgtttaaaCTTGTCTAAATAAGTCTATCTAGTATGCCTATAGGGTTTCTATGCTTGAATTActctttgaacaatttttaggtatgctaagtattgaaaatttgttagtttttgcctaaatgagtgtttttcgccaaacttactcaattttcaacatttttcaaatccgtcagtttgagcacctcacatttaacacatttgaactattgcaaaaagaatttttcgatttggttgcataaaactcatttttggtaga from the Humulus lupulus chromosome X, drHumLupu1.1, whole genome shotgun sequence genome contains:
- the LOC133806935 gene encoding uncharacterized protein LOC133806935, which gives rise to MAFPSNSQNNMLEGLSTTRAPFFNGVDFPYWKIRMETYLQSIDYDLWHIVSNGPYIPKHVINDKEVIKTYEAYDEEDKKMLSKNAKAKYALICGLDRDVFKNIEQASTAYDMWKMLEVTHQGTNAMKETKIQIYSTQYENFKMKADETIANMYTRFTTITNGLNSLGKVLSQKEMVTKILRSLTKAYQGKVIAIQEAKDLSTLPLEELIGSLMNHLDSGCSKHMTGDPSRFSSFKSKESGFVTFGDNSKGKILGIGDIGNIYSPCIKNVLLVDNLKHNLLSISQLCDKDFRVVFESSKCSIENASTNEVIFVGERKDNVYVIDVDSFDSKNKCLTVMNDNSWLWHRRLGHASMDSISKLVRKDLVVGLPSIPFVKDKLCDACQFGKQIKTSFHSKKEISTSRPLQLLHIDLFGPSRIASLGGKYYAFVIVDDFSRFTWVIFLKLKNDVLENLVKFCKSVQNEKGYSITSIRSDHGGEFDNDALELFCDEHGFNHNFSAPRTPQQNGVVERKNRTIQEMARSMLNEISLPKYFWAEAVNTSCYILNRVFIRPNMNKTPYELWKGRKPNIGYFRVFGCKCYILNTKDNLGKFDAKSDVGIFIGYSTHSKAYRIYNKRTNVVEESIHVAFDLESIRMLLAFACHKNFVLYQMDVKSAFLNGYIMEEVYVSQPPGFQDHKHPNHAYKLKKALYGLKQAPRAWYDRLSTFLISNGFSMGKADNTLFIKRKSKDIIIVQIYVDDIIFGATNDVLCEEFSKCMHSEFEMSMMGELNFFLGLQIKQQKNGIFISQSKYIKDLLQKFDLANAKSMKTPMSTSIKMDKDESGKDVDITKYRGMIGSLLYLTASRPDILFSVGLCARYQSCPKESHLSAVKRIFRYLIGTMNLGLWYPKNSNFEIISYSDADFAGCKSDRKSTSGTCHFLGNSLVSWFSKKQNSVALSTTEAEYIAAGSCCAQILWMKQTLKDFDVDFECTPIKCDNTSAINLSKNPILHSRAKHIDIRHHFLRDHIQRGDIMLDFVSTNFQLADIFTKPLSDERFSFIRRELGMTNINEI